A genomic stretch from Candidatus Kapaibacterium thiocyanatum includes:
- a CDS encoding kynureninase, giving the protein MTPPEHASGLPEYARSMDAADELASFRQRFHFPLHDGRPVLYFCGNSLGLQPVSTKDAVLAELDDWKTYGVEGHFHARHPWFSYHRMFREPLATIVGAKHHEVVAMNTLTVNLHLMMVSFYRPTASRYKIIMSGSEFPSDRYAVESQIRLHGFDPEQAMIEIQPEPGASWLKTEQIVAAIREHGDATALVLFSGVHFYSGQFFDLAAIAAAAHEAGAKVGFDLAHAVGNVELSLHDWNADFAVWCSYKYLNSGPGGVGGVFVHERHADDRELQRLAGWWGNEESTRFAMEHGFVPTYGADGWQLSNAQILAMAAHKASLDIFMEAGMQRLAAKRTALTNLLERVVDDIASTFSGMRIITPRDASQRGAQLSILFDNHGRAIFEALVARGVVVDWRTPNVIRVAPVPLYNSYSDVVAFGDILRDVVASIS; this is encoded by the coding sequence ATGACCCCACCAGAACACGCATCCGGTCTGCCCGAATACGCCCGCAGTATGGATGCTGCCGACGAGCTCGCTTCGTTCCGGCAGCGATTCCACTTCCCGCTGCACGACGGCCGCCCCGTCCTGTATTTTTGCGGCAATTCCCTCGGTCTGCAGCCGGTATCCACGAAGGATGCCGTCCTGGCCGAGCTGGACGACTGGAAAACCTATGGTGTGGAAGGACACTTCCATGCCCGTCATCCATGGTTCTCCTACCACCGGATGTTCCGCGAGCCGCTTGCCACCATCGTCGGTGCGAAGCACCACGAAGTGGTGGCCATGAATACGTTGACGGTGAACCTCCATCTCATGATGGTTTCCTTCTACCGTCCTACGGCATCACGATACAAGATCATCATGTCGGGTTCGGAGTTCCCGTCCGACCGCTATGCCGTGGAAAGCCAGATCAGACTGCACGGATTCGATCCGGAACAGGCCATGATCGAGATCCAGCCCGAGCCCGGTGCATCGTGGCTGAAGACGGAACAGATCGTCGCTGCCATCCGTGAACACGGAGATGCGACGGCCCTCGTACTGTTCAGTGGGGTGCATTTCTACAGTGGACAGTTCTTCGACCTGGCGGCCATCGCTGCCGCTGCACACGAAGCAGGAGCCAAGGTAGGGTTCGATCTCGCCCACGCGGTGGGCAACGTCGAGCTCTCGCTGCACGACTGGAATGCCGACTTCGCCGTCTGGTGCTCCTACAAGTACCTGAATTCGGGTCCGGGTGGTGTTGGCGGCGTCTTCGTTCATGAACGCCATGCCGACGATCGCGAGCTTCAGCGTCTCGCGGGATGGTGGGGTAACGAGGAGTCCACGCGGTTCGCCATGGAGCATGGCTTCGTGCCGACATACGGTGCCGACGGCTGGCAGTTGAGCAATGCCCAGATCCTTGCCATGGCGGCACATAAGGCCTCGCTCGACATCTTCATGGAAGCAGGTATGCAGCGCCTGGCAGCCAAACGTACGGCGCTTACGAACCTCCTCGAACGTGTCGTCGACGATATCGCGTCGACGTTCAGCGGTATGCGTATCATCACACCCCGCGACGCATCGCAGCGTGGAGCTCAGCTCAGCATTCTCTTCGACAATCATGGACGTGCCATCTTCGAAGCACTCGTGGCACGTGGCGTCGTCGTCGACTGGCGTACGCCGAACGTCATCCGTGTCGCTCCCGTTCCCTTGTACAATTCCTATTCGGATGTCGTGGCCTTCGGCGACATCCTCCGCGACGTGGTGGCGTCGATATCGTGA
- a CDS encoding 23S rRNA (guanosine(2251)-2'-O)-methyltransferase RlmB, with translation MVSELPTELDPARYVVGRRAVAEALAARTPLEKIFLSYGGEDGPMAELRIAAKRAGITCSVMDRRKFGALEAALGLGRNDAQGVIALRPLRTALTLERLVEDALASNPAPLLVALDGITDPHNLGAIARSAECVGAAGLILPVKFTAPITPAAVKASAGALELLPVARVQRMSETLAHLRASGWRIIGTAIPADASYDAAHTYDGPVIIVIGSEGEGLHPRVQAECDVVVTIPMLGRVASLNASVAAGVVLFEAQRQRRSTTH, from the coding sequence ATCGTGAGTGAACTCCCTACAGAACTTGATCCCGCGCGGTACGTCGTCGGACGTCGTGCCGTTGCCGAAGCACTTGCCGCACGTACTCCGCTGGAGAAGATATTCCTGAGCTATGGTGGCGAGGACGGACCGATGGCGGAGCTGCGCATCGCCGCGAAGCGTGCCGGTATCACATGCAGCGTGATGGACCGCCGGAAATTCGGCGCACTGGAAGCCGCACTTGGTCTGGGCCGCAACGATGCCCAGGGTGTGATCGCTCTTCGTCCTCTGCGTACTGCGCTTACGCTCGAGCGGCTGGTCGAGGATGCGCTGGCTTCCAATCCTGCACCGCTGCTCGTGGCGCTCGACGGCATCACCGATCCGCACAACCTCGGAGCGATCGCACGATCCGCCGAATGTGTGGGTGCTGCAGGACTCATCCTTCCCGTAAAATTCACGGCGCCGATCACACCCGCTGCCGTCAAGGCTTCTGCCGGTGCGCTGGAGTTGCTTCCCGTGGCGCGTGTGCAGCGGATGTCCGAAACGCTGGCGCACCTGCGTGCTTCCGGATGGCGCATCATCGGCACCGCCATTCCGGCCGATGCATCGTACGACGCCGCGCATACGTACGATGGTCCCGTCATCATCGTGATCGGCAGTGAAGGCGAGGGACTTCACCCTCGCGTGCAGGCGGAATGCGACGTCGTGGTGACGATTCCCATGCTCGGACGCGTCGCGTCGCTGAACGCTTCCGTCGCTGCTGGCGTCGTGCTGTTCGAAGCACAACGTCAACGCAGATCGACCACGCATTGA